The following coding sequences lie in one Capnocytophaga stomatis genomic window:
- the cls gene encoding cardiolipin synthase, with protein MNLLVLAQIVYIPLLIAVCLRIIWDTRSVSKTLAYLLLVIFIPILGIIFYFSFGINYRRHKIYNKKLEIDQFFRNELESKIEILKKTHLEHPSLSENTEIIRFLSQTEQTFVAPNSSIEVLDNGENLFPVLLREMRNAKSHIHIEYYIYENDTIGNQVKEVLIEKAREGVEVRFIYDDFGSRSIRKNIVKELKENGVQVFPFHKINFIYFANRINYRNHRKIVVIDGKTSFVGGINVSDKYINSANNELYWRDTHLMIKGITSLSLQMVFLSDWNFCSNENIAIQPAYFPTDFLNLPSDYYAQIAYSGPDSDLPTILYTTIQAIYSAKEEIILTTPYYVPDTSLQEALIIASLSGISVKLLLPKEGDSFLVNVTSQSFLEELLRAGVKIYLYKKGFVHSKTFVIDGKWASVGTANLDARSFDLNFEVSALIYHKETALRLRETFYKDLLDAEKLTLEKWEKRPKYKQLAEKILRLTSPFM; from the coding sequence ATGAATTTATTAGTTTTAGCTCAAATTGTATATATTCCTCTGTTGATTGCTGTTTGCCTTCGGATTATTTGGGACACACGTTCGGTAAGTAAGACGCTGGCATATCTGCTTTTAGTGATTTTTATACCGATTTTAGGCATAATTTTCTATTTTTCTTTCGGAATTAATTACAGAAGACACAAAATCTACAACAAAAAGCTGGAAATAGACCAATTTTTCCGTAATGAATTGGAATCAAAAATCGAAATTCTGAAAAAAACTCACTTAGAACATCCTTCTTTAAGTGAAAATACGGAAATCATCCGATTTCTTTCACAAACAGAACAAACTTTTGTGGCTCCAAACAGCTCAATAGAAGTTTTAGATAATGGAGAAAATCTTTTTCCTGTGTTACTTCGTGAAATGCGAAATGCAAAATCGCACATACACATTGAATATTATATCTATGAAAATGACACTATTGGAAATCAAGTAAAAGAAGTGCTGATTGAAAAAGCTCGCGAGGGAGTTGAAGTTCGTTTCATTTATGATGATTTTGGAAGTCGTAGCATCCGCAAGAATATTGTTAAAGAACTGAAAGAAAACGGAGTACAAGTATTTCCTTTTCATAAAATCAATTTCATTTATTTTGCCAACCGAATAAATTATCGCAATCACCGAAAAATTGTGGTTATCGACGGCAAAACTTCTTTTGTGGGAGGAATTAATGTGAGTGATAAGTACATCAATTCGGCGAATAACGAGCTGTATTGGCGTGATACTCACCTGATGATAAAAGGAATAACTTCTCTTTCATTGCAAATGGTTTTTCTATCGGATTGGAATTTCTGTAGCAATGAAAATATAGCCATACAACCTGCTTATTTCCCCACAGATTTTCTGAACTTACCAAGTGATTACTATGCTCAAATTGCTTATAGCGGTCCTGATTCGGACTTACCTACAATCCTTTACACAACTATTCAAGCTATATATTCGGCTAAAGAAGAAATCATTTTAACTACGCCTTATTACGTTCCCGATACTTCTCTGCAAGAAGCCCTTATCATTGCTTCACTCAGCGGAATATCCGTTAAATTATTACTTCCAAAAGAAGGTGATTCCTTTTTGGTAAACGTCACTTCTCAATCATTTCTTGAAGAATTGCTTAGAGCTGGCGTTAAAATTTATTTGTACAAAAAAGGATTTGTGCATTCAAAAACTTTTGTAATTGACGGCAAATGGGCTTCCGTAGGGACTGCGAACTTAGATGCACGAAGTTTCGACCTTAACTTTGAAGTTTCGGCACTTATCTATCACAAAGAAACCGCTTTACGATTGCGAGAAACTTTCTACAAGGACCTTCTTGATGCAGAAAAACTCACATTGGAAAAGTGGGAAAAACGTCCGAAATACAAACAATTAGCCGAAAAAATATTACGACTGACTTCTCCTTTTATGTAA
- the rpsO gene encoding 30S ribosomal protein S15: MYLTKEVKAKIFKKHGGSETNTGSAEGQIALFTFRINHLTEHLKRNRKDYNTERSLVKLVGKRRSLLDYLKTNDIERYRAIIKELNIRK; this comes from the coding sequence ATGTATTTAACAAAAGAAGTAAAAGCAAAAATTTTTAAAAAACACGGTGGTTCAGAGACTAACACCGGATCAGCTGAAGGACAAATCGCTTTGTTTACTTTCAGAATCAATCACTTAACAGAACACTTGAAAAGAAACAGAAAAGATTACAACACAGAGCGTTCGTTAGTGAAATTGGTAGGTAAACGTAGAAGTTTACTTGATTATCTGAAAACTAATGATATCGAGAGATATCGTGCAATTATCAAAGAATTAAATATCAGAAAATAA
- a CDS encoding polyribonucleotide nucleotidyltransferase yields the protein MIPEVKKEIIDLGDGRTISIETGKLAKQADGSVVVRMGNAMLLATVVSAREINPETDFLPLTVDYREKFAAAGRFPGGFFKREARPSDQEVLTMRLVDRVLRPLFPKDYHAETQVMIQLMSHDDNVMPDALAGLAASACIAVSDIPFDGPISEVRVARIDGKFVINPNREQLAQSDMDIMVGASKDFVAMVEGEMDEVSEKDMAEAIKFAHEAIKVQIDAQIRLAEKVGKTEKRTYEPEVENEEVEQKVYGLAYPKCYAIAKEDTAKQERGEKFAAVKEECLALFTEEEQEEFAALISKYFGKAQKEAVRNLILDENIRLDGRNTTQIRPIWCEIDYLPSAHGSSIFTRGETQSLTTVTLGTSREANVIDLPTEQGEERFYLHYNFPPFSTGEARPLRGTSRREIGHGNLAQRALKRMIPADCPYTVRVVSEILESNGSSSMATVCAGTLALMDAGVQMTKPVSGIAMGLITDGEKYAVLSDILGDEDHLGDMDFKVTGTKDGITACQMDIKIKGLTYEILEKALEQAREGRLHILGKITETIAQPKAEVKPHAPKIVTMEIPKDYIGAVIGSGGKNIQGIQQETGTTIVIEEEGDFGIIEVLGTDPEGMQRAIDTIKACVFEPVEGETYQVKVTKLLDFGAVVEFVPGKDSLLHISEMAWERTEKPSDLVKEGDIIEVKYIGIDPKTRKQKVSRKALLERPPRSEKPRHDGNKPRHQKSDKKENNQ from the coding sequence ATGATTCCAGAAGTTAAAAAAGAAATTATCGATTTAGGCGACGGAAGAACCATTTCCATTGAAACGGGAAAATTGGCTAAACAAGCCGATGGTTCGGTTGTTGTACGTATGGGAAATGCAATGTTGTTGGCAACAGTCGTTTCCGCAAGAGAAATCAATCCAGAAACGGATTTTTTACCTTTAACGGTAGATTATCGTGAGAAATTCGCTGCTGCGGGGCGTTTCCCAGGCGGATTTTTCAAACGTGAGGCACGCCCAAGCGACCAAGAGGTATTGACAATGCGTTTGGTTGACCGTGTGTTGCGTCCGCTATTCCCGAAAGATTATCACGCTGAAACTCAGGTGATGATTCAATTAATGTCACACGATGATAATGTGATGCCGGACGCTTTGGCAGGATTGGCAGCTTCGGCTTGTATCGCTGTGTCTGACATTCCGTTTGACGGACCTATTTCAGAGGTACGCGTGGCACGTATCGACGGAAAATTCGTTATAAATCCTAATAGAGAGCAACTTGCACAATCCGATATGGATATTATGGTGGGAGCTTCAAAGGATTTCGTAGCGATGGTGGAAGGTGAAATGGATGAAGTTTCCGAAAAAGATATGGCGGAAGCTATAAAATTTGCACACGAAGCCATTAAAGTTCAGATTGATGCTCAAATCCGTTTGGCTGAAAAAGTGGGTAAAACCGAAAAACGCACTTATGAGCCGGAAGTTGAAAATGAAGAAGTTGAGCAAAAAGTTTATGGTTTGGCGTATCCAAAATGTTATGCCATAGCTAAAGAAGATACTGCTAAACAAGAGCGTGGAGAGAAGTTTGCAGCCGTAAAAGAAGAGTGTTTGGCACTATTCACTGAAGAAGAGCAAGAAGAGTTTGCAGCTTTAATCAGCAAATATTTCGGGAAGGCTCAAAAAGAAGCAGTTAGAAATCTTATTTTAGATGAAAATATCCGCTTGGACGGACGAAATACAACGCAAATTCGTCCAATTTGGTGCGAGATTGATTACTTGCCTTCAGCTCACGGTTCTTCTATCTTTACACGTGGTGAAACTCAATCACTTACAACAGTAACCTTAGGAACTTCTCGCGAGGCAAACGTAATTGACTTGCCAACAGAACAAGGCGAAGAGCGTTTCTATTTACATTATAACTTCCCGCCGTTTTCAACCGGTGAGGCTCGTCCGCTTAGAGGAACTTCACGAAGAGAAATCGGTCACGGAAATTTAGCACAACGAGCCCTAAAACGAATGATTCCTGCCGACTGCCCTTATACAGTTCGTGTAGTTTCTGAAATTTTAGAATCAAATGGTTCGTCATCAATGGCAACGGTTTGTGCTGGTACACTGGCACTTATGGATGCCGGAGTGCAAATGACAAAACCTGTATCAGGGATTGCGATGGGGCTGATAACCGATGGCGAAAAATACGCTGTACTTTCTGATATTTTAGGTGATGAAGACCATTTGGGAGATATGGATTTCAAAGTGACCGGAACTAAAGATGGTATCACAGCTTGCCAAATGGATATCAAAATCAAAGGATTAACTTATGAGATTTTAGAAAAAGCTTTAGAACAAGCTCGCGAAGGGCGTTTGCACATCTTAGGAAAAATCACAGAAACTATTGCACAGCCAAAAGCCGAAGTGAAGCCGCACGCTCCGAAAATCGTTACTATGGAAATTCCGAAAGACTATATCGGTGCGGTTATTGGTTCCGGAGGTAAAAACATTCAAGGTATTCAGCAAGAAACCGGAACGACTATCGTTATCGAAGAAGAAGGCGATTTCGGTATTATCGAAGTATTGGGAACAGACCCGGAAGGAATGCAACGTGCTATCGATACTATCAAGGCTTGTGTTTTTGAGCCTGTTGAAGGTGAAACTTACCAAGTAAAAGTAACTAAATTATTAGATTTTGGTGCTGTAGTTGAATTTGTTCCTGGTAAAGATTCTCTATTACACATTTCTGAAATGGCTTGGGAACGCACCGAAAAACCATCGGATTTGGTGAAAGAAGGAGATATTATCGAAGTGAAATATATCGGTATAGACCCTAAAACACGTAAACAGAAGGTTTCTCGTAAGGCTTTGTTGGAGCGTCCGCCAAGAAGTGAAAAACCAAGGCACGATGGCAACAAACCGAGACATCAAAAATCGGATAAGAAAGAAAATAATCAATAA
- a CDS encoding o-succinylbenzoate synthase, translating to MKAFYKKHILDFKRPSGTSRGVLTQKETYFLTITDGEKQGIGECGLLKTLSFDDRPDYEDTLQWVCDNISLGEEYLLKKLPEFPSIQFGVEQAFRSLISDNEYILFASDFTLGKASIPINGLIWMGSPEFMKSQIKEKLEQGFRCIKMKIGAIAFEQEYEILKNLRKEFSVQDIEIRVDANGAFSAEEALEKLKRLSELELHSIEQPIKANQIEKMAELCQKTPLPIALDEELIGVILFSDKKRLLEAINPQYIIIKPSLLGGYKNSEEWISLAEKQNIGWWITSALESNIGLNAIAQWTFTLNNPMPQGLGTGALYTNNIASPLSVQKGFLEYNPNVNWEKIF from the coding sequence ATGAAAGCTTTTTATAAAAAACATATTTTAGACTTTAAGCGTCCGTCGGGCACCTCAAGAGGCGTACTCACCCAAAAAGAAACCTATTTTTTGACCATAACCGATGGAGAAAAACAAGGAATTGGTGAATGCGGTTTACTAAAAACATTAAGTTTTGACGACCGCCCCGACTACGAGGACACCTTACAATGGGTGTGTGATAACATTTCGTTGGGAGAAGAATATTTACTCAAAAAACTTCCCGAATTTCCCTCCATTCAATTTGGTGTGGAACAGGCTTTTCGGTCTCTAATATCTGATAATGAATACATTTTATTTGCTTCGGATTTTACCCTCGGAAAGGCTTCTATTCCCATAAACGGACTGATTTGGATGGGTTCGCCCGAGTTTATGAAATCGCAAATTAAGGAAAAGCTTGAGCAAGGATTTCGTTGTATTAAAATGAAAATCGGGGCGATTGCCTTTGAGCAGGAATATGAAATTTTGAAAAACCTGCGAAAAGAATTTTCGGTGCAAGACATTGAAATTCGGGTAGATGCCAACGGAGCGTTTTCTGCCGAGGAGGCTTTGGAGAAACTAAAACGCCTCAGTGAGTTGGAATTGCACTCTATCGAACAGCCCATCAAAGCAAATCAAATCGAAAAAATGGCTGAGCTTTGCCAAAAAACGCCCCTGCCCATCGCATTAGATGAGGAACTTATCGGAGTGATTCTTTTTTCTGATAAAAAAAGGCTTTTGGAAGCAATAAATCCGCAATACATCATCATAAAACCTTCTCTTTTAGGAGGATACAAAAATTCGGAAGAATGGATTTCTCTTGCCGAAAAGCAAAATATCGGTTGGTGGATAACCAGTGCTTTGGAAAGTAATATCGGGCTGAATGCCATTGCACAATGGACTTTCACGCTCAACAACCCAATGCCTCAAGGTTTGGGAACGGGAGCTTTGTACACTAACAACATTGCTTCTCCCTTATCTGTTCAAAAAGGATTTTTGGAATATAACCCAAATGTAAATTGGGAAAAAATATTTTAA
- a CDS encoding potassium/proton antiporter, whose translation MNLTSENILLIGSLLLLVSLVAGKTSYRFGVPTLILFLGVGMLAGTDGILKIQFNDPKLAQFIGIISLNFILFSGGLETRWKSVKPILFQGIMLSTLGVLLTAVSLGLFVWYITDFTLFESLLLGSIVSSTDAAAVFSILRSKNLDLKYNLRPTLEFESGSNDPMAYVLTTTFLGLVQIPEQSVWMVILVFLRQIILGGVLGFVFGKLSKLIFNGIQLGFEGLYPVLAIALMFITFSGTEALGGNGFLAIYICSVFLGNQNFIHKGSVLKVFDGLAWLMQIVLFLTLGLLVVPTEIIPLAGLGLLISVFLILVARPLSVFLSTIPFKMCFARRSYISWVGLRGAVPIVFATYPLLAEIDKAHIIFNIVFFISVTSVLIQGTTLSVVAKWLNIASVQQDVENDENPADAIIREHPKAVMQEILIPADNHVIGKKIVELEFPKNSIIAMIKRDEKYITPNGSTKINPNDMLIVISDNQLAMTEVYDMLEIVSE comes from the coding sequence ATGAATTTAACTTCAGAAAATATACTATTAATCGGGTCTTTGTTATTGTTAGTCAGCTTAGTTGCAGGTAAAACGTCCTACAGGTTTGGCGTACCAACGCTAATTTTGTTCTTGGGTGTAGGGATGCTTGCTGGTACTGACGGAATATTGAAAATTCAGTTTAATGACCCGAAATTAGCTCAATTTATAGGTATTATTTCGTTGAATTTTATTTTGTTCTCCGGAGGTTTGGAAACCCGATGGAAGTCGGTAAAACCTATTCTTTTTCAGGGTATTATGCTTTCAACTTTGGGTGTTTTACTAACGGCTGTCAGTTTGGGGCTTTTTGTGTGGTATATTACTGATTTTACGCTGTTTGAAAGTCTTTTATTAGGTTCAATTGTTTCCTCAACAGATGCGGCTGCTGTGTTTTCCATATTGCGTTCCAAGAATTTGGATTTGAAGTATAATCTCCGTCCTACGCTGGAATTTGAAAGCGGAAGTAACGACCCGATGGCTTACGTATTGACAACCACCTTTTTAGGTTTGGTTCAAATTCCTGAACAGTCCGTTTGGATGGTGATTCTCGTATTTTTACGTCAGATTATTTTAGGTGGTGTTCTTGGTTTTGTTTTTGGAAAGCTTAGTAAGTTGATTTTTAACGGGATACAATTAGGTTTTGAAGGTTTATATCCGGTATTGGCAATCGCTTTGATGTTCATTACGTTTTCGGGAACTGAGGCACTTGGCGGGAATGGATTTTTAGCAATTTATATATGTTCGGTTTTTCTTGGAAATCAAAACTTTATACACAAAGGAAGTGTCTTAAAAGTTTTTGACGGACTTGCTTGGTTAATGCAAATTGTTCTGTTCTTAACACTGGGGCTTTTGGTTGTTCCGACAGAAATAATTCCTCTGGCAGGTTTAGGGCTTTTAATATCAGTATTTTTGATTTTAGTGGCTCGTCCGTTGAGTGTATTTTTAAGTACGATTCCTTTTAAAATGTGTTTCGCTCGGCGTTCCTATATTTCGTGGGTGGGATTGCGAGGAGCCGTGCCAATTGTATTTGCAACGTATCCGCTTTTGGCAGAAATAGATAAAGCTCACATCATTTTTAATATTGTGTTTTTTATTTCTGTGACTTCGGTTTTGATTCAAGGAACAACGCTTTCGGTGGTGGCGAAGTGGCTGAATATAGCTTCTGTTCAGCAAGATGTTGAAAATGATGAAAATCCTGCCGATGCGATTATTCGTGAGCATCCGAAAGCCGTAATGCAAGAAATTCTGATTCCTGCAGATAATCACGTTATCGGGAAGAAAATAGTAGAACTTGAATTTCCGAAAAATTCGATTATTGCAATGATAAAACGAGATGAAAAATACATAACTCCTAACGGTTCAACCAAAATAAATCCTAACGATATGCTTATTGTTATTTCCGATAACCAATTGGCTATGACGGAAGTATATGATATGCTGGAAATTGTTAGTGAATAA